Proteins encoded together in one Phaeodactylum tricornutum CCAP 1055/1 chromosome 25, whole genome shotgun sequence window:
- a CDS encoding predicted protein, producing the protein MRDVLVPQPVDIDIGVSNIVDDDEEGQQHSGTHSCGSCVLAWNGEVFRVVTQTPLGTDTDDLSGSHHSDTTLVADWIRQELTQTVSICREGTTIRSVQLQQQMALARVLERLVDADFAVTLVTPHSVFYARDRFGKRSLLVQDGLSTVTAAGTATETSRSWKLSSVTDGTESAVWTEVAPEMVHCYCVATKQCLPPLSYHQRETMDVAPAQVLHQPLQDEYDKDNIRRAWTTRRINDQSFSSEPCTATSFAPLPSQPTKLETAVATLYVLLRDAVRRRVTGPRVAVLFSGGLDSVVLAALALEILLERYEHTHELVLCNVSFVEDAAPGATDFARTDASALPSRTDAPIPPQAADTRAAMVSYRELERLFPQARICFLAKQATWGDIVRNEAHVRQLVHPQTTTMDLNIGMALWFASLQSTDSKSQHVSAKKVPLGDDCRVLLSGLGADELMGGYGRHRQAWKDGGNEQLRRELDLDLTRLWYRNLGRDDRVLSDTGREARFPYLDTAVVQFLSRLDLDVVCDFKRPPGEGDKRILRVLAAQMLGLEAASTAVKRAIQFGSRIAHVSDKRRFGSRRRASGTARAIHQTAVTDF; encoded by the coding sequence ATGCGGGATGTTTTGGTTCCGCAGCCGGTAGATATTGACATTGGTGTATCCAacatcgtcgacgacgacgaagaagggCAACAACATTCCGGGACGCATTCCTGCGGCAGCTGCGTGTTGGCCTGGAACGGGGAAGTCTTTCGCGTCGTCACCCAAACGCCACTCGGAACGGACACTGACGACCTATCGGGGTCACACCATTCCGACACTACGCTCGTGGCCGACTGGATACGTCAGGAATTGACGCAGACTGTCTCTATCTGCCGTGAAGGTACCACCATACGCAGCGTacaactccaacaacaaatgGCTCTGGCACGCGTCCTGGAACGTTTGGTGGACGCTGATTTTGCCGTGACGCTCGTCACACCACACTCCGTATTCTACGCACGTGATCGTTTCGGCAAACGTTCCCTCCTAGTACAAGACGGTCTATCGACAGTCACGGCTGCCGGGACCGCTACCGAGACCAGTCGTTCCTGGAAATTGTCCTCCGTCACTGACGGGACGGAATCGGCAGTGTGGACCGAAGTCGCACCGGAAATGGTACATTGCTACTGCGTGGCTACGAAACAGTGTCTGCCCCCGCTGTCCTACCATCAACGCGAGACTATGGATGTTGCACCGGCGCAAGTACTCCACCAACCCTTGCAGGATGAGTACGACAAAGACAATATCCGAAGAGCGTGGACTACTCGGCGCATCAATGACCAATCCTTCTCGTCGGAACCTTGTACGGCTACATCTTTTGCTCCCTTACCTTCACAGCCTACAAAGCTGGAGACAGCCGTCGCCACGTTGTACGTTTTATTGCGCGACGCGGTACGCCGGCGTGTCACGGGTCCACGAGTGGCTGTCTTGTTTTCCGGTGGCTTGGATTCCGTCGTGCTGGCCgccttggctttggaaattctGTTGGAACGCTATGAACACACCCACGAACTCGTTTTGTGCAATGTTTCGTTTGTAGAAGATGCCGCGCCGGGCGCTACAGACTTTGCACGGACGGATGCCTCAGCGCTGCCGAGCCGTACCGACGCACCAATACCACCGCAAGCAGCCGATACTCGCGCAGCGATGGTGTCGTACCGGGAGCTGGAACGCCTGTTTCCCCAAGCGCGTATCTGCTTTTTGGCCAAACAGGCGACGTGGGGGGACATTGTCCGCAACGAAGCACACGTACGTCAATTGGTGCATCCCCAGACGACGACCATGGATTTGAACATTGGAATGGCTCTATGGTTTGCGTCTTTGCAATCCACGGATAGCAAGTCCCAGCACGTTTCCGCGAAAAAAGTACCGTTGGGTGACGACTGTCGTGTGTTGCTATCTGGTTTGGGTGCCGACGAACTCATGGGTGGCTACGGTCGTCACCGCCAGGCTTGGAAGGATGGTGGCAACGAGCAACTACGTCGGGAGCTGGATTTGGATTTGACCCGACTGTGGTACCGCAATTTGGGACGCGATGATCGAGTGTTGAGTGATACCGGCCGAGAAGCGCGCTTCCCGTATTTGGATACGGCCGTTGTGCAGTTCCTGTCGAGGTTGGACTTGGACGTGGTGTGTGACTTTAAGCGGCCACCGGGAGAAGGAGATAAACGCATTCTACGGGTTCTGGCGGCGCAGATGTTGGGCCTGGAGGCGGCGAGTACGGCCGTCAAGCGAGCGATTCAATTCGGGAGCCGGATTGCGCACGTGAGTGACAAACGACGATTCGGTTCGCGGCGGCGAGCCTCCGGAACGGCCCGCGCCATCCACCAGACCGCGGTTACCGATTTCTGA
- a CDS encoding predicted protein, whose product MWVFSSTCRCGVRRVIPSWVGATRMAASTGAITKDTPPNGRAAGKNVSGPKVNGRSRSETPSWHPGTATFSSLSDTTVTSKSTIATGTDGSSTSPRLPHHSQPLGFPLPEDEHACSVSLPTWSAVVGYEEGDPTTVQAMKCGYPRFVYHPYVLQLMEYVLETHGHPHEDCLVLPSANAAIRCRSFLQQAVENKPPRVDNALLEKIDGWPSGGGTGDYRNTDIRLVRVGAADVHAVIFPAETLAGTQAKSYWQHGGEVVSSRRAARCLHDLGVGLHSRITDGAWICHDMMPQSDTAPDYLRRQIARWAKVPSADSVFLAPSGMASIYTALRSARRYQMEKGPNATGGTSIVFGFPYLDTLKLCSRDELCPGGVEFFGHGDAQDLDSLERLLRTKGKNAVCAVFTEVPSNPLLQCPDLYRLRQLADEYDFLLVVDDTISNFLNINVLESGLADVICSSLTKLVSGRGDAMAGSVVTNPHTAGGRWMQRDLAQYYDETSHGGLYEGDACAMVQNSQDFVSRNAVINETSEALASWFQQHGDVEKVYYPKLVSTRDHYEAVRSGGYGGLMSVVLEPHMCQRTFYDALNVAKGPSLGTNFTLVCPYTLLAHYHELDFAMSYNVQPNLLRIAVGLEPLEVLQDKFEEAFTKSRLHPKLDI is encoded by the exons ATGTGGGTCTTCTCCTCCACCTGTCGCTGTGGTGTGCGGCGCGTGATACCGAGCTGGGTCGGTGCGACACGGATGGCTGCTTCTACCGGTGCCATCACGAAGGATACTCCGCCAAACGGTAGAGCAGCCGGAAAGAACGTGTCCGGACCAAAAGTCAACGGGCGCTCCCGATCGGAAACGCCATCGTGGCATCCGGGCACCGCAACCTTTTCATCCTTGTCCGATACGACTGTGACGAGCAAAAGCACAATTGCTACCGGCACGGATGGATCCAGTACCTCCCCACGACTGCCGCATCATTCACAGCCGCTCGGATTTCCCTTGCCGGAAGACGAACACGCCTGTAGTGTTTCCTTACCGACCTGGTCCGCAGTGGTGGGATACGAAGAAGGCGATCCAACCACCGTACAGGCCATGAAATGTGGCTATCCACGATTCGTCTACCATCCCTACGTTCTCCAGCTTATGGAGTACGTGCTGGAAACGCACGGACACCCACACGAGGATTGTCTCGTTTTGCCGAGTGCGAATGCCGCCATTCGTTGCCGATCCTTTCTACAACAAGCGGTAGAGAACAAACCGCCTCGTGTCGACAACGCTCTATTGGAAAAAATCGACGGGTGGCCATCCGGTGGTGGAACCGGGGACTATCGGAATACGGACATTCGTTTGGTACGTGTGGGTGCCGCGGACGTTCACGCCGTCATCTTTCCGGCGGAAACGCTGGCGGGGACTCAAGCCAAGTCCTACTGGCAACATGGTGGAGAAGTTGTATCTTCCCGGCGGGCGGCCCGGTGCTTACACGATCTCGGGGTCGGTTTGCATTCCCGCATCACGGATGGGGCCTGGATCTGCCACGACATGATGCCACAATCCGACACCGCGCCCGACTACTTGCGCCGGCAAATTGCCCGGTGGGCCAAAGTTCCCAGTGCCGATTCGGTCTTCCTGGCGCCTTCCGGTATGGCGAGTATTTACACGGCACTGCGATCCGCGCGGCGTTACCAAATGGAAAAGGGGCCGAACGCCACGGGGGGTACTTCGATCGTGTTTGGCTTTCCGTATCTGGATACCCTCAAGTTGTGTTCGCGTGACGAACTGTGTCCGGGTGGCGTCGAGTTCTTTGGACACGGCGATGCGCAAGATTTAGACAGTCTGGAACGTTTACTGCGAACCAAGGGCAAAAACGCGGTTTGTGCCGTATTTACCGAAGTCCCGTCGAATCCGCTTTTGCAGTGTCCCGATTTGTACCGCCTCCGACAACTCGCGGACGAGTACGACTTTTTACtcgtcgtcgacgatacCATTTCCAATTTTTTGAACATTAACGTGCTCGAATCCGGCTTGGCCGACGTGATTTGTTCCAGTCTGACCAAACTTGTGTCGGGACGTGGTGATGCCATGGCGGGCAGTGTCGTGACGAACCCGCACACGGCTGGAGGACGTTGGATGCAACGGGACTTGGCCCAATACTACGACGAAACCTCGCACGGTGGGCTTTACGAAGGGGATGCCTGTGCCATGGTACAGAACTCGCAGGACTTTGTGTCGCGTAACGCGGTAATTAATGAAACGTCCGAAGCATTGGCCAGTTGGTTTCAGCAGCACGGTGACGTCGAGAAGGTGTACTACCCCAAGCTGGTGTCGACCAGAGATCATTATGAAGCTGTTCGGTCGGGTGGTTACGGTGGACTCATGAGTGTGGTGTTGGAACCACATATGTGCCAACGCACCTTTTACGACGCCTTGAATGTCGCCAAGGGACCCTCCCTAGGCACCAATTTTACGCTCGTCTGCCCCTACACCTTGCTTGCACACTATCACGAACTAGATTTCGCCATGTCCTATAATGTTCAACCCAATCTACTGCGTATTGCGGTTGGCCTGGAACCGCTCGAAGTCTTGCAGGACAAGTTTGAAGAGGCCTTCACGAAAAGTCGACTGCATCCGAAA CTTGACATTTAG
- a CDS encoding predicted protein: VVEAEIEPDRMGEFLAMIQANAEGSRKEPECLRFDVIRSQDAQNKFFFYEIYKNPDSINHHKAQSHYK; the protein is encoded by the coding sequence GTGGTGGAGGCCGAAATTGAGCCCGATCGCATGGGAGAGTTCTTGGCTATGATCCAAGCCAACGCAGAGGGTTCACGCAAGGAACCAGAATGCTTGAGATTCGACGTGATTCGCTCGCAAGATGCGCAAAACAAGTTTTTCTTTTACGAAATCTACAAAAATCCTGACTCCATTAATCATCACAAAGCGCAGTCGCACTACAAG